A section of the Microbulbifer pacificus genome encodes:
- a CDS encoding ribose-phosphate diphosphokinase, with product MNNPVLFALESGLPLRESLQTAIGADAGEIDQRRFPDGESYLRILSPVRGRYCVVLANLCRPDEKILPLLFLARSLRMQGATGVGLVAPYLCYMRQDKVFMPGEAVTSRIFAQMLSTCVDWLVTVDPHLHRYRSLDEIYTIPSRAISGMPAMQAWLASQPAPLLLVGPDRESQQWVAALAGATGLPFIVGKKQRHGDREVSIDLPADNRIANATSVIVDDVISSGHTVLQTLAALRAVGAPRTICAAVHGIFAEGADEKIRLAGADLLATSNSIPGDYCAFDLAPLLAPAVQDLLARADGSPHVTRDHQT from the coding sequence GTGAACAATCCGGTCCTGTTTGCACTGGAAAGCGGCCTTCCGCTGCGCGAGTCGCTGCAAACGGCCATTGGTGCCGATGCCGGCGAAATCGACCAGCGACGGTTTCCGGATGGCGAGAGCTACCTGCGTATTCTGTCACCGGTGCGCGGGCGGTATTGCGTTGTGCTGGCGAACCTGTGCCGGCCGGATGAGAAAATCCTGCCACTGCTGTTTCTGGCGCGCAGCCTGCGCATGCAGGGCGCGACCGGTGTAGGGCTGGTTGCGCCCTACCTGTGCTATATGCGACAGGACAAAGTATTCATGCCCGGCGAAGCCGTGACGTCGCGCATTTTTGCGCAAATGCTATCGACCTGCGTGGACTGGCTGGTGACGGTAGACCCGCACCTGCACCGGTATCGCAGCCTCGATGAGATCTACACCATCCCATCCCGTGCCATTTCGGGGATGCCGGCCATGCAGGCGTGGCTCGCCAGCCAACCCGCGCCCCTGTTACTGGTAGGGCCGGATCGGGAAAGCCAGCAGTGGGTTGCCGCCCTGGCAGGGGCCACTGGATTGCCATTCATCGTCGGGAAAAAACAGCGCCATGGGGACCGCGAGGTGAGCATCGATCTGCCCGCGGACAACCGGATTGCCAACGCGACCAGTGTCATCGTTGACGATGTCATTTCCAGCGGCCACACCGTACTGCAGACCCTGGCCGCACTCAGGGCTGTCGGCGCACCGCGCACTATCTGCGCGGCGGTGCACGGCATTTTCGCCGAGGGCGCGGACGAAAAAATCAGGCTGGCCGGTGCCGACCTGCTAGCCACCAGTAACAGTATCCCCGGCGATTACTGTGCGTTTGACCTGGCACCGCTACTCGCACCGGCGGTGCAGGATTTACTCGCACGCGCCGACGGATCGCCACATGTCACAAGAGACCATCAAACATGA
- a CDS encoding thymidine phosphorylase family protein, translating to MNIQEDCMSRAMPQHAYKMGIATHQEPLVYMRTDCAICRAEGYTANTRLQIKAGSRTLIATLNTVAKEILPPGSIGFSDSAWEFLALTQGQAVTVHHAPQVHSLSALRKKIYGHTLDTGEITSIIRDISRHLYSDIEIAGFISACAGGRLNSAETTALTRAMAQIGNQLHWPEHERVFDKHCIGGLPGNRTTPIVVSIASAAGLIIPKTSSRAITSPAGTADTMEVLTNVDLSLDRLRKVITRTGACLAAGGKVGLSPTDDLLIRIERALDLDSEGQLVASVLSKKMAAGSTHILIDMPVGPTAKLRSQKQAEVLAELFRVVAEALGLNVRCVMTDGTQTIGNGIGPAEEARDVLSVLRNESTAPADLEARALYLAGQLLSMATGADEAQALQQAREILHSGQAWIQFRAICEAQGGLREVPIASHHIELRSEYAGKLRSMDNRRLAHLAKLAGAPSSPEAGLRLRVKVGDSVEALQPLATLYAETPGELAYAREYFHENRDLFELSPATSPLPATEK from the coding sequence ATGAATATCCAGGAAGACTGCATGTCCCGGGCAATGCCGCAACACGCTTACAAAATGGGAATTGCTACCCACCAGGAACCTCTGGTTTACATGCGCACCGACTGCGCTATCTGTCGCGCTGAGGGATACACCGCCAATACACGGCTGCAAATCAAGGCCGGTTCCCGCACCCTGATCGCCACCCTCAATACTGTCGCGAAAGAGATCCTGCCGCCAGGCAGCATCGGTTTTTCCGATAGCGCCTGGGAGTTCCTCGCGCTCACCCAAGGACAAGCGGTGACGGTACACCACGCTCCCCAGGTCCACTCACTCAGCGCGCTGCGTAAAAAGATTTACGGCCATACGCTGGATACCGGCGAGATCACCAGCATCATTCGCGACATCAGCCGGCACCTGTATTCAGATATCGAGATTGCGGGATTCATATCCGCCTGCGCCGGCGGACGCCTGAATTCTGCGGAAACGACCGCGCTTACCCGGGCCATGGCACAAATCGGCAATCAGTTGCACTGGCCAGAGCATGAACGGGTATTCGACAAACACTGTATCGGCGGCCTGCCGGGCAACCGCACCACCCCCATCGTGGTATCGATTGCCAGCGCCGCGGGGCTGATCATTCCCAAAACCTCCTCCCGCGCCATCACTTCCCCCGCCGGTACCGCCGATACCATGGAAGTTCTGACGAATGTCGACCTTTCACTCGACAGACTGCGCAAGGTCATTACCCGCACCGGCGCCTGTCTCGCCGCCGGCGGCAAGGTTGGCCTCAGCCCCACGGACGACTTGCTGATCCGTATCGAGCGCGCACTGGACCTCGATAGTGAGGGGCAGCTCGTGGCGTCGGTCCTGTCCAAAAAAATGGCAGCCGGCTCCACCCATATCCTGATCGATATGCCCGTTGGCCCCACCGCCAAGCTGCGCAGCCAAAAGCAGGCGGAGGTGCTGGCGGAGCTGTTCCGGGTCGTCGCCGAAGCACTCGGCCTCAACGTGCGGTGCGTGATGACCGACGGCACCCAAACCATCGGCAATGGCATCGGGCCGGCGGAGGAGGCCCGCGATGTATTGAGTGTGTTGCGCAATGAAAGCACCGCGCCGGCGGACCTTGAGGCCCGCGCGCTGTATCTCGCCGGCCAGTTGCTGTCGATGGCCACCGGAGCCGATGAAGCCCAGGCCCTGCAACAGGCACGGGAGATCCTGCATTCCGGACAGGCGTGGATTCAGTTCCGCGCCATCTGCGAGGCCCAGGGTGGGCTCCGTGAAGTGCCCATCGCCAGCCACCATATCGAGCTGCGCAGTGAATACGCCGGCAAATTGCGCAGTATGGACAATCGGCGCCTGGCACATCTGGCCAAGCTCGCCGGAGCCCCCTCGTCGCCGGAGGCCGGGCTACGCTTGCGGGTGAAAGTGGGAGACAGTGTTGAAGCCCTGCAACCACTCGCGACCCTGTATGCAGAGACGCCGGGGGAACTGGCTTACGCGCGGGAATATTTTCACGAGAACCGGGATCTGTTTGAGCTATCCCCGGCAACCAGCCCGCTCCCGGCGACGGAAAAGTAA
- a CDS encoding sulfite exporter TauE/SafE family protein: protein MAELGALFSLIPGQTPSLTLGLLLLVCVISAFISAVTGGAGGILMFAALNVVIPLRALVPIHGAVQLLNNLARVVYVREHIRWDQCIPFFIGCTLGSAAMTLGLANLDWQQLPLVLLAVLIFYTVFKPKKLPEIRLKPRNFFWVGIATGTLGIVAGAVDPLLAAFFVRKDMTPKEIVANKSVMQAWCHALKVPAFIYLGFAFSEHLGLILLLTVAAVIGTRIGIALLNRIDSELFFNLMRAALMIAGARIVYQLFAV, encoded by the coding sequence TTGGCCGAATTGGGGGCGCTTTTCAGTCTGATACCTGGCCAGACACCCAGCCTCACACTGGGGTTGCTGTTGCTGGTGTGCGTGATCAGCGCATTTATCTCGGCGGTCACCGGTGGGGCGGGGGGTATCCTGATGTTTGCCGCGCTCAATGTTGTCATTCCCCTGCGCGCGCTCGTCCCCATTCACGGTGCGGTACAGCTGCTCAACAATCTCGCCCGCGTGGTTTATGTGCGCGAGCATATCCGCTGGGACCAGTGCATCCCGTTCTTTATCGGCTGCACGCTCGGCTCCGCCGCCATGACTCTGGGGCTCGCCAATCTCGACTGGCAGCAGCTGCCGCTGGTGCTGCTGGCGGTACTGATTTTTTATACGGTGTTCAAACCGAAAAAACTCCCGGAAATCCGCCTCAAGCCGCGCAATTTTTTCTGGGTGGGGATTGCCACCGGCACCCTCGGTATTGTCGCCGGAGCCGTAGACCCGTTGCTGGCCGCGTTTTTCGTGCGCAAGGATATGACGCCGAAAGAAATCGTGGCGAATAAATCCGTGATGCAGGCCTGGTGCCACGCCCTCAAGGTGCCCGCGTTCATTTATCTCGGCTTTGCGTTTTCCGAGCATCTCGGATTGATCCTGCTACTGACCGTGGCCGCGGTCATTGGCACGCGTATCGGTATTGCGCTGCTGAATCGGATCGACAGCGAGCTGTTTTTCAACTTGATGCGCGCCGCGCTGATGATTGCCGGCGCCCGCATTGTGTACCAGTTATTTGCAGTATAA
- the safD gene encoding sulfoacetaldehyde dehydrogenase SafD, whose protein sequence is MADYQIINPYNGELIEAYDFHTKEQVAEAIELLVEGRNKQLATPAFERSNILLKLAQLLLERKEDLARAITEETGKTIGDSRVEIDRAYNTALASAMEARNINGEALDSDAFPPMREKIGVVLWKPLGTVLCITPFNFPINIAVHKIGPAFAAGNTILFKPGPQNKRSAELLVELCYAAGMDKSVLQMLVPDIEATSYAVAHPQIQAINFTGGTAAANAIAANAGYKKMLFELGGNDPLIVMPDADLDAAVTATINQRFATAGQRCTAAKRLFVHSDVFDAFAEKLVTATAKLKVGNPAEDDTFIGPLIHTNAANEVEGRIQSAVAAGARVLFGNRREGNILWPTILADVPDCAEVVAEETFGPVVPLRKFDSEQELVAVINSCPFGLQAGVFTQNLALAKRLYNQLEVGLLAVNDGPGFRAEHFPFGGVKESGVGREGVKYAIREMSYQKTLVI, encoded by the coding sequence ATGGCTGATTATCAGATTATCAATCCGTACAACGGCGAGTTGATCGAAGCCTATGACTTCCACACCAAAGAGCAGGTGGCAGAGGCCATCGAACTGCTGGTGGAAGGCCGTAACAAGCAGCTGGCCACACCCGCCTTCGAGCGCTCGAATATCCTGCTGAAGCTCGCGCAACTCTTGCTGGAGCGAAAGGAAGATCTGGCCCGAGCCATCACCGAGGAAACCGGCAAAACCATCGGTGACAGCCGGGTTGAAATCGACCGCGCCTACAACACCGCGCTGGCCAGCGCCATGGAAGCGCGCAATATCAACGGTGAAGCACTGGATTCCGATGCGTTCCCACCGATGCGCGAAAAAATCGGCGTGGTGCTGTGGAAACCGCTGGGTACCGTACTGTGCATTACCCCGTTCAACTTCCCGATCAATATCGCGGTACACAAAATCGGCCCCGCGTTTGCCGCCGGCAACACCATCCTGTTCAAGCCCGGCCCCCAGAACAAGCGCTCTGCGGAGTTGCTGGTGGAACTGTGCTATGCCGCAGGAATGGATAAATCCGTACTGCAGATGCTGGTCCCGGACATTGAAGCCACCAGCTACGCCGTTGCCCACCCGCAAATCCAGGCGATCAACTTCACCGGTGGCACCGCCGCGGCCAATGCCATCGCCGCCAATGCCGGCTACAAGAAAATGCTGTTCGAACTGGGCGGCAACGATCCACTGATCGTCATGCCCGACGCCGACCTTGACGCCGCCGTCACCGCCACCATCAACCAGCGCTTCGCCACCGCCGGCCAACGCTGCACCGCCGCCAAGCGCCTGTTCGTGCACAGTGACGTGTTCGATGCCTTCGCCGAAAAACTCGTGACCGCCACCGCCAAACTGAAAGTGGGTAACCCCGCCGAGGACGACACCTTTATCGGCCCGCTGATCCACACCAACGCCGCCAACGAAGTGGAAGGTCGCATTCAGTCAGCAGTAGCCGCCGGCGCCCGCGTTCTGTTCGGAAACCGCCGCGAAGGCAACATCCTGTGGCCGACCATCCTCGCGGATGTCCCAGACTGCGCCGAGGTGGTAGCAGAAGAGACCTTTGGCCCGGTCGTCCCACTGCGCAAGTTTGACAGCGAACAAGAGCTGGTGGCAGTGATCAACAGCTGTCCGTTTGGCCTGCAGGCTGGCGTATTCACCCAAAACCTGGCACTGGCGAAACGCCTCTACAACCAGCTGGAAGTAGGCCTGCTCGCCGTCAATGACGGCCCCGGCTTTCGCGCCGAGCACTTCCCGTTTGGTGGTGTGAAAGAAAGCGGAGTAGGGCGCGAGGGCGTGAAATATGCCATCCGTGAAATGAGTTACCAGAAAACGTTGGTGATCTGA
- the thiC gene encoding phosphomethylpyrimidine synthase ThiC, with protein sequence MSQVAEPKTNTQNTGTKSSRAAQRGNAREFLDNLTAQQFPNSRKVYLQGDNPSVNVGVREICLGQSLVGGDEQNPIFEPNDPLQVYDTAGPYSDPAYKPNVREGLPKLRQVWIEERSDTEILETRQAAYSQKRMADQGLDHIRFDNLPAPRKANAGKNVTQMHYARQGIITPEMEFIAIRENMGRAKIAQQLSEVEFQKAREGIYIPPQITPEFVRREVAEGRAIIPANINHTELEPMIIGRNFLCKVNANIGNSAITSSIEEEVEKLVWSIKWGADTVMDLSTGQNIHETREWILRNSPVPIGTVPIYQALEKVDGIAEDLNWDVFRDTLIEQAEQGVDYFTIHAGVLLRYVPLTAKRVTGIVSRGGSIMAKWCLAHHKENFLYTHFEEICEILKAYDVSFSLGDGLRPGCIADANDEAQFGELRTLGKLTEIAWKHDVQTMIEGPGHVAIHKIRENMDEQLKHCHGAPFYTLGPLTTDIAPGYDHITSGIGAAMIGSMGCAMLCYVTPKEHLGLPNKEDVKEGLMAYKIAAHAADLAKGHPRAQKRDNALSKARFEFRWEDQFNLGLDPERARAFHDETLPKESGKIAHFCSMCGPKFCSMRITQDVREYAKQQEAEQGMEEMSIKFKDMGAEIYHKA encoded by the coding sequence ATGTCTCAGGTCGCCGAACCAAAAACCAATACCCAAAATACGGGTACAAAATCCAGCCGCGCCGCTCAGCGAGGAAACGCCAGGGAATTCCTCGACAACCTTACCGCCCAACAGTTTCCCAACTCCCGCAAAGTCTATCTGCAAGGCGACAACCCGAGCGTAAACGTCGGCGTACGCGAAATCTGCCTGGGCCAAAGCCTTGTAGGCGGCGACGAACAAAACCCCATCTTCGAGCCCAATGACCCCCTGCAGGTCTACGACACCGCAGGCCCATACTCCGACCCAGCGTACAAGCCCAACGTCCGCGAAGGCCTGCCCAAACTGCGTCAGGTATGGATCGAAGAGCGCAGCGACACTGAAATATTGGAAACGCGCCAGGCCGCCTACAGCCAGAAACGCATGGCCGACCAGGGCCTCGACCATATCCGCTTCGATAACTTGCCGGCCCCACGCAAAGCGAACGCCGGCAAAAATGTCACCCAGATGCACTACGCCCGCCAGGGCATCATCACCCCGGAAATGGAATTTATCGCCATCCGCGAAAATATGGGCCGAGCCAAAATCGCCCAGCAGTTGAGCGAAGTTGAATTTCAAAAAGCCCGCGAAGGTATCTACATCCCGCCGCAAATTACCCCGGAATTCGTTCGCCGCGAAGTCGCCGAAGGCCGTGCCATTATCCCCGCCAACATCAATCACACCGAACTCGAACCGATGATTATCGGCCGCAACTTCCTGTGCAAGGTAAACGCCAATATCGGCAACTCCGCGATTACCTCATCCATCGAAGAGGAAGTGGAAAAACTCGTGTGGTCCATCAAATGGGGCGCCGATACCGTGATGGATCTCTCCACCGGCCAGAACATCCACGAAACCCGCGAATGGATACTGCGTAACAGCCCGGTTCCCATCGGCACCGTTCCGATTTACCAGGCGCTGGAAAAAGTCGACGGCATCGCGGAAGACCTCAACTGGGACGTCTTCCGCGATACCCTGATCGAACAGGCCGAACAGGGCGTGGACTACTTCACCATTCACGCCGGCGTACTGCTGCGCTATGTCCCCCTCACCGCCAAGCGCGTTACCGGCATCGTTTCCCGCGGCGGCTCCATCATGGCCAAATGGTGCCTCGCCCATCACAAGGAAAATTTCCTCTACACCCACTTCGAGGAAATCTGTGAAATTTTAAAAGCCTACGACGTCAGCTTCTCCCTGGGTGACGGCCTGCGCCCCGGTTGTATCGCCGACGCCAACGATGAAGCCCAGTTCGGCGAACTGCGCACCCTCGGCAAACTCACCGAAATCGCTTGGAAACACGACGTTCAGACCATGATCGAAGGCCCTGGCCACGTGGCGATCCACAAGATCAGGGAGAACATGGATGAGCAGCTGAAACACTGCCACGGCGCCCCGTTTTATACTTTAGGCCCTCTCACCACCGACATCGCCCCCGGCTACGACCACATCACCTCCGGCATCGGCGCAGCCATGATCGGCAGCATGGGCTGCGCCATGTTGTGCTACGTCACTCCGAAGGAGCACCTGGGCCTGCCGAACAAGGAAGACGTAAAAGAGGGCCTCATGGCCTACAAAATCGCTGCCCACGCCGCGGACCTGGCAAAGGGCCACCCCAGGGCACAAAAGCGCGACAACGCACTCTCCAAAGCCCGCTTCGAATTCCGCTGGGAAGACCAATTCAATCTCGGTCTCGACCCCGAGCGCGCCCGCGCGTTCCACGACGAAACCCTGCCAAAAGAATCCGGAAAAATCGCCCACTTCTGCTCCATGTGCGGCCCGAAATTCTGCTCCATGAGAATCACGCAGGATGTCAGGGAGTACGCAAAACAGCAGGAGGCGGAACAAGGGATGGAGGAAATGTCCATCAAATTTAAAGATATGGGCGCAGAGATCTATCACAAGGCGTAA
- the thiO gene encoding glycine oxidase ThiO: MTQNIFKIAIAGAGLMGRLLAWRLSTKGHHISLFESGSLEKPTGACHTAAGMIAPLSELFHCPLPIYQLGMQSLQYWPLWVEELQQLTGSDVNYRQAGSLLIAHPQDRTELQQFHQEIKGKLGHQSTDQQQWLDNNSLKNMEPDLQHFDQGLFLSSEADIDNRKLLPALLSALKKNNVTLWENTAAECSPGKIHTENQTQSYDLVIDTRGLGAKYQIHGLRGVRGEVMVVETPEVKLHRPVRLLHPRYQLYAVPRANNQIVIGATEIESEDMSPISLRSTMELSSALYSIHPAFAEARILETRVNCRPATMDNLPVVKSEPGLIRINGLFRHGYLLAPALVAQVEQKIHQPISNTEQVS, from the coding sequence GTGACACAAAACATATTTAAAATCGCGATAGCAGGGGCCGGGCTGATGGGCCGCCTGCTAGCCTGGCGCCTATCAACAAAAGGTCACCACATATCCCTGTTCGAATCCGGATCACTGGAAAAGCCAACGGGTGCCTGCCACACCGCAGCCGGCATGATTGCCCCACTATCCGAACTGTTCCACTGCCCACTCCCCATCTACCAGCTGGGTATGCAAAGCCTGCAGTATTGGCCGTTGTGGGTCGAAGAGTTGCAGCAACTTACCGGTAGCGACGTCAACTACAGACAGGCCGGCAGCCTGCTAATCGCCCATCCACAGGACAGAACCGAACTCCAGCAATTCCACCAGGAAATCAAAGGCAAACTGGGCCATCAGAGTACCGACCAGCAGCAATGGCTGGACAACAACTCCCTGAAAAATATGGAACCCGATCTGCAGCACTTTGACCAGGGACTTTTTCTCTCCAGCGAAGCAGACATCGACAACCGAAAACTGCTGCCCGCGCTGCTCTCCGCCCTGAAAAAAAACAACGTTACACTGTGGGAAAACACCGCAGCAGAATGCAGCCCCGGAAAAATCCACACAGAAAACCAAACGCAATCCTACGATCTGGTTATCGATACCCGCGGTCTCGGGGCCAAGTATCAGATCCATGGCCTGCGAGGCGTGCGCGGTGAAGTGATGGTCGTGGAAACACCCGAAGTGAAATTACATCGCCCCGTGCGCCTGCTGCATCCACGGTACCAACTGTATGCCGTTCCCAGAGCCAACAATCAGATCGTAATCGGCGCTACCGAAATCGAAAGCGAAGACATGAGCCCGATCTCCCTGCGCTCTACCATGGAACTCTCCAGCGCGCTGTATTCGATTCATCCGGCATTCGCCGAAGCGCGCATACTGGAAACCCGCGTCAACTGCCGCCCGGCCACCATGGACAACCTGCCCGTGGTGAAGTCGGAGCCAGGGCTTATCCGAATCAACGGGTTGTTCCGCCACGGTTACCTGCTGGCGCCGGCACTGGTCGCACAGGTGGAACAGAAAATTCATCAACCAATTTCAAATACGGAACAGGTGAGCTGA
- the thiS gene encoding sulfur carrier protein ThiS — MQLVVNGESTFVQHEQETIADLLQQLGYSGDTFAVALNGDFVPRASYAETHLNSGDKLDIVAPVVGG; from the coding sequence ATGCAATTAGTGGTCAACGGCGAATCGACATTCGTTCAACACGAGCAAGAAACTATTGCCGACTTGCTACAGCAGCTCGGATACAGCGGTGACACTTTCGCCGTTGCCCTGAACGGCGACTTTGTTCCCCGTGCCAGTTATGCAGAGACCCACCTGAACAGTGGTGACAAACTGGATATTGTCGCGCCGGTCGTTGGAGGCTGA
- a CDS encoding thiazole synthase — protein sequence MTDKLKLYGKEFDSRLLVGTALYPSPAIMREAVAASGSEIITLSLRRQSSAQQQGNMIWDYIRETGCQLLPNTAGCKTPKEVIALAEMSREILGTNWLKLEVIGDDYNLQPDPYGLIEAACELIQRGFRVLPYCTDDLVVCRRLLDVGCEVLMPWGSPIGTGRGLMNKYNLQTLRERLPDIPLIIDAGLGAPSQACEAMEMGFDAVLLNTAIAKAQAPVLMAHAFKRAVESGRAARTAGLMLKRQTASPSTPTLDMPFWQQSFAPGKIHER from the coding sequence ATGACAGACAAACTGAAACTCTACGGCAAGGAATTCGACAGCCGCCTGCTGGTGGGCACTGCACTTTATCCGTCGCCCGCCATCATGCGTGAGGCAGTGGCGGCCTCCGGTTCCGAGATCATCACCCTGTCCCTGCGCCGCCAGAGCTCGGCGCAACAGCAGGGGAATATGATCTGGGACTATATCCGGGAAACCGGATGCCAACTGTTGCCCAACACCGCCGGCTGCAAAACCCCGAAAGAAGTCATTGCTCTGGCGGAAATGAGCCGGGAAATTCTTGGTACAAATTGGCTCAAGCTGGAAGTGATCGGCGACGATTACAACTTGCAGCCGGACCCGTACGGCCTGATCGAAGCCGCGTGCGAATTGATCCAGCGGGGGTTCAGGGTATTGCCATACTGCACCGACGATCTGGTGGTTTGCCGCCGGCTGCTGGACGTGGGCTGTGAGGTGCTGATGCCCTGGGGTTCCCCTATTGGCACCGGACGGGGCTTGATGAATAAATACAACCTGCAGACACTGCGCGAGCGGTTGCCGGATATCCCGCTGATTATCGACGCCGGTCTCGGTGCGCCGTCGCAGGCCTGTGAAGCGATGGAAATGGGGTTCGATGCGGTGTTACTGAATACCGCCATCGCCAAGGCGCAGGCCCCGGTTTTGATGGCTCATGCCTTCAAGCGGGCGGTGGAGTCCGGTCGCGCTGCGCGCACTGCGGGCCTGATGCTGAAACGCCAGACCGCGAGCCCCAGCACGCCCACCCTGGACATGCCGTTCTGGCAGCAGTCGTTTGCCCCGGGGAAAATACATGAGCGTTAG
- the thiE gene encoding thiamine phosphate synthase: MSVSVPRPIVWTIAGSDSGGGAGIQADLLTMHDLGVHGCSAITANTAQNTLGVPAINAVSGEVLQSQLDALLADLKPAAIKIGLLANAGQVRLVANFLRVLKECGEYIPVVYDPVAVATSGAQLTEDSTGAAVLHELLPLCDLLTPNSLELAWLVGAGDDRAEVEGAEAILSAARKLRGEHATAVLVSGGHFEIEPGSTADLLCSGNGENFSEDWLIGKRIETRNSHGTGCTLSSAIAALLALGYPLKDACVVANAYVRRGLRLGDSEHIGAGTGPVGHCGWPGALQDFPDVLVAGSERAKPFGVFDPSAAANFAAEFPQPETSRLGLYPVVDSVEWIEKLAREGVRTLQLRIKQPGSDLREQIERAVAIARGYGLRLFINDYWQHAIDCGAYGVHLGQEDLQQADLKAIQRAGLKLGISTHGFFELLYAWQFRPSYLAIGVIYATSTKDMSGQLQGPEKLTRMAALLPGYPLVAIGGINLARAADVAASGVGSIAVVTAITDAPEVREAVAQLRAVIE; the protein is encoded by the coding sequence ATGAGCGTTAGTGTCCCGCGCCCGATCGTCTGGACCATCGCCGGCAGCGATTCCGGTGGCGGTGCCGGCATCCAGGCGGATCTGCTCACCATGCACGACCTCGGCGTGCATGGCTGCAGTGCCATCACCGCCAATACCGCCCAGAACACCCTGGGTGTACCCGCCATCAATGCCGTGTCCGGCGAAGTGCTGCAATCGCAACTGGACGCGCTGCTCGCCGACCTGAAGCCAGCGGCAATCAAAATCGGTCTGCTCGCCAATGCGGGGCAGGTCAGACTGGTCGCGAATTTTCTGCGTGTGCTGAAAGAGTGCGGTGAATATATTCCGGTGGTATACGACCCGGTGGCGGTTGCCACCAGTGGCGCGCAGCTGACCGAAGACAGTACCGGTGCGGCGGTATTGCATGAATTATTGCCCCTGTGCGACCTGCTTACACCCAACAGTCTCGAACTGGCCTGGCTGGTGGGGGCAGGGGATGATCGCGCCGAGGTTGAAGGCGCAGAAGCGATACTTAGCGCGGCGCGCAAGCTGCGGGGCGAACATGCCACCGCAGTACTGGTTAGCGGCGGTCACTTTGAAATCGAGCCCGGCAGCACCGCGGATCTACTGTGCAGTGGGAATGGTGAAAATTTCAGTGAAGACTGGCTGATCGGCAAACGAATCGAAACCCGCAATTCCCACGGTACCGGCTGTACCCTGTCCTCTGCTATTGCCGCCTTGCTGGCGCTGGGGTATCCGCTGAAAGATGCCTGCGTGGTGGCCAATGCCTATGTGCGCCGTGGACTGCGGCTGGGCGACAGCGAGCATATCGGTGCCGGCACCGGGCCGGTGGGGCACTGTGGCTGGCCGGGGGCGCTGCAGGATTTCCCGGACGTCTTGGTTGCCGGCAGCGAACGCGCGAAACCGTTTGGCGTATTCGACCCGTCTGCCGCGGCCAACTTTGCCGCGGAGTTCCCGCAGCCCGAGACCAGCCGCCTGGGATTGTACCCGGTGGTGGATTCCGTGGAGTGGATCGAAAAGCTCGCGCGCGAGGGGGTGCGCACCTTGCAGTTGCGTATCAAGCAACCCGGCAGTGACCTGCGGGAGCAGATCGAGCGTGCGGTGGCGATCGCCCGCGGTTACGGTCTGCGCCTGTTTATCAATGACTACTGGCAGCACGCCATCGACTGCGGAGCCTATGGCGTGCACCTGGGGCAGGAAGACCTGCAGCAGGCGGATCTGAAGGCCATACAACGCGCGGGGCTGAAGCTCGGAATCAGCACCCACGGCTTTTTCGAGTTGCTCTATGCATGGCAGTTCCGCCCCAGTTATCTTGCGATAGGTGTCATCTACGCTACCAGCACCAAGGATATGAGCGGTCAACTGCAGGGCCCGGAAAAGCTCACGCGCATGGCCGCATTGCTGCCGGGATACCCGCTGGTGGCCATAGGTGGGATTAACCTGGCGCGCGCAGCCGACGTGGCGGCGAGCGGGGTGGGCAGTATTGCGGTGGTAACCGCGATCACGGACGCCCCCGAAGTTCGCGAGGCTGTGGCACAATTGCGCGCAGTCATTGAATAG